tatttttatatgagaTTCTGAACAAgattctaaatgtcaagtataaTTGTTATTAAACTATATCAGTTTCATCCTAATCAcctatttttttaataaaaaatgaaTGTTTTTCAAtgttaattttataataatataattgtCAAAGTTGACCACCTCTTTCTCTACCTAAAGCTTCCAAATTACTCGAAATAATTCGAAGTGTTTATTCTATAGGTATCTAAGCTTACTCGAAAtaattttaagtatttattctATAGGTACATTAATAAATATCCAGTTAACAGAGTATAGACGTTTCACAAAAATTTACAAGGAGCACTACATATATAAATTTGTACTTCACTATGGTTAAGGGAGATATTGAGAGTAACAAAATAAACAAAGAGAAGCACGAAGCATAATTTTTCGAAAAAAATAAAGTAATGAAAGAGAATGAGTGTGACAATGGAGAAGACATTGCAATAAAATATAGTATGCAAATATGTACTTTGTTCAATATTGATTTTGAAAGTATACCATATGCTATTTAACTATGTAATACAATTATATTTGCTATAATATTTTTTGATCTTGAAGCTGAAACCGTTAACATATTATTGATGCCAATTTTCGTCACAGACATTAATTTAAGAGCCAAGAAAATTAGAGATTGGTAATTTCGAAAAAACAATTAGAGTTTTTGTGATTTGAGCATGCGCTTTGGGAGAACTAACGATCATAAAATTTCAGATCCATTTTCAAAGTGCCTACATATCCTTATATAGGAATTAAACCCACGTACTTCTTGTTGGACCAATACTCCTTTTCTTTATGAGCAAGTCACCCGTATTTGTAAAATTTCTTCATTTAATATGTTTCTAGTTGTAACTTGTTTCTTGAAATTAAAGATTAATGATCTATTGGGACTTTATTAATCTTTTTAATAAGTGTCAATACTCGTTATTGGATCAGGTTTATATTCAGTATCAACAAGTCCCCAATAGTAGGTATTTATTATGCTTTCCTTTTCTTATGTCTATAAGCTTTCATAATTTTCTAACTTATCCTGGTAGGGTGCTCATGTGTCATGCCTTCTACCTTTTGATCAAGGTTGACATGTACAAGGGTCTTTAACCTAATGATATGAAATTGTTAAATTTTGTTTCACGAATAATTCTCTTAGTTACTCTAGAATATATTTAATATTTCCCCGTTACTAAGCACGTAATCATTTCAAACATGTAAATGTTAGGACATATTTTTTTTGAGATATTTCTAGTGTTAGCTTATCCACATGTGTTATGTTCCTTGGCGTAGGATCTAGTCACAGGCCTTGACAAAAAGGTTCATTTAGATAAATCTATAGTGAACTAGTCTAATCAAGACTCGTCCTTGACAGAGCCCTCTTCCAAAAAACTTTGAATCCTGAAAAATTACTTTTCTTATTCCCTATTCCATGCTTTATATAAAATCTACATGTAATAGACTAACCAGATCCTAAATTACAGGCAATATTTTAGGATCATAACTAGTGAAATAATAGCAATAGTGGAAAGCAGATAAATCAGATAATTCAGAATATCAAATACAATCTTCCTGATTTTTTATCCTTCCTGCACATTATGCAAATTTGTTTCTTCTTCTTTCATAACGCCGCCCAATAAAAGCATCCATATCATCACTCCCCACCTCGCCTTTTAGCTTGCCCTCAAGCTTAAATTCTGGATAAACAGCTCGGAAGTTTTCTAAAGGTTCCCAAGTTGCATTCTCATGAGGGTTTCCTTCCCACAGTACTAACAACTCACGCTGGCCTCTATTGAGCCTACTGTGGACAATAGACTGATGGATTGGTAAAGCTTTACCCTCAAATAAAGGTGGCAGATTGCTCACATTACCTGGTGGAGGTCCTTTATATTCTTTGAGCAGCGACACGTGAAAAATATCATGTATTCTACTATCTTCAGGAAGTTCCATCTTATATGCAACAACTCCTATTTTAGCCAGGATTCTATAAGGCCCAAAATATTTTGGAAGTAGTTTATGGTAATTCTGTCGAGCTATTGTCAGTTGACGATAGGGCTGAAGGCGCAACCATACCCATTCTCCAACTGAAAAAGTTAATTCGCGATGACCAGAATCATATGCATTTTTCATCCGTTGTTGAGCCTGTAAAAGTTAGTCACGAGCAATCTTGAGTATTGTATCTCATTCTTGTAGAGCTTTATCCACTTCTTCGACCCGTGTAGAACCAGGTGTATAAGAAAGAAGTCTAGGAGGCTCTCTTCCATAAACCAAATGAAATGGGGTAGTGCCGAGAGAAGTGTGAAAAGATGTGTTGTAATAGTATTCAGCCCAAGATAACCAAGTAACCCATTGTTGCGGTCGATCTCTGGTGAGATATCATAAATACATTTCAATAGTGTGATTAATAACTTCAATTTGACCGTCATATTGGGGATGATAAGCCGAGGAAAAGGCAAGCTTAGATCCACTAAGGATAAATAACTCTTTCCAAAACAAACTAAGAAATACCTTGTCTCTACCGGACACTATTGATTTAGGCAGTCCATGAAGACGAAACACCTCGGTAAAGAAGGTAGTGGCAATAAAGATAGCAGTATATGGATGAGCCAATGGAATAAAATGAGCATACTTGGAAAGTCGGTTAACCACCACCATTAAAATTGATTTACCCCGAACCTTAGGTAACCCTTCAATAGAGTCCATAGAAATGTCAGCCCAAACTTGTTGTGGAACGGTAAGGGGCTGAAGCAAACCCGCTGGTTGGAGATTTTGCCATTTGTGGCGTTGGCAAACCAAACAATTTTGACAAATTCCAGTACAACACGTTTTATTCCCTTCCAATAAAAATCATGATGGATGCGTTGAGTAGTTTTTTGCCCACCTTCATGAGCCATATCATGGATGGCTGAAATAATGGTAGAAATAAGCGGTGATGTAGGTAGAAGATATACATTTCCCTTATAAAATATCAGCTTCTCCCTTACATACCAAGCTGCCCCTAACTCCCCCTGTTCAATACGCTATTGCTATTGTAGTAATTCTTGAGAGGTTGATATTTCGTTTCGAATTGCATCAAGGATTTCAACTTATGGAAAAGAGATTGCCATAAGTTGCATGGAGTTTTCATCGCATCTAGACAACGCATCTGCAGCTTTATTTAACCTTCCTGCCTTAAACTCAACGCGAAAATCAAAACCCATTAGTTTGCTGATCCAGTGTTGTTGTGGGGATGTAGTGATCCGTTCTTCCAGCAAATATTTAAGGCTAAAATGATCAGTTCTGACAAGGAAGTGTCTGCCCCATAGACACGGTCGCCAATGAGAAATCGCATTTGCCAAACCTATCAATTCTTGCTCATATGCAGCAAGTTTAATATGACGATCAACAATTTTACGGCTGAAAAAAGAAATAGGATGACCAGTTTGCTGTAGCACAACCCCAAACCCGATGCCAGAAGCATCACATTCAACTACAAACTCCTCTTCAAAATTGGGTAGCTTCAAGATGGGGGATGGTTGAGAGAGAGTTCTTTAAGCTATTGAATGCATTGTCAGCTTCTGGGCTCCACTTGAACGAATTTCTCTTCAATAAACTAGTTAATGGCGCAACCACATGTCCATAATCCTTAATAAATTTTCGGTAGTATCCGGTCAAACCAAGAAAACCTCGTAAAGCCTTGGTAGATTGAGGAGTAGGCCAATCAGTAATTGCCTTAATTTTTGTATTATCAACCTCAACACCAACCCCATGGATGACATGTCCAAGATAAATTACTTTTGACTCGCCGAACCTACATTTAGACTTCTTAAGAAACAACAAGTTAGAGCATAAGAGTTCAAAGACTATTCTTATATGTTACATATGTTCAACCCACGTGTTACTATAAATCAATATATCGTCAAAGAAGACCAATACAAACTTATGTAAATGGGACTTGAAAACTTCATTCATCAAACTCTGAAAGGTGGATGGGCCATTTGTAAGGTCAAAGGGCATGACCAGAAACTCAAAATGACCATGATGAGTTCTAAAAGCTGTCTTCGTTATATCTTCCAAGGCCACCCTGATTTGATAAAAACCTGCTCGTACATCCAACTTTGTGAAGTACTGCGCTCCATGGAGTTCATCTAATAACTCATCCACTGTTGGTATGGGGAATTTATCCTTAACAGTGCTAGAATTAAGCTCAAGATAATCCACACAAAAATGCCATGTGCCATCTTGTTTTTTCATTAAAAGGACCGGAGAAGAGAAGGGAGATTTACTTGGCCGGCCAGTCCCTTGATATAACATTTGTTCGCATTGtttttcaatttcatctttctgAAAATGCGGGTACCGATAAGGTCGCACTATAACAAGCCATTTTCCAGGTAAAAGATGTATATGATGATCACTATCACGACTAAAAGGCAAACCTGAAGgctccataaataaatctgtaAATTCGGACAACAAATTATCCAATATTACTGTAGCTGAATTATATGTCTGCATCAAACTAAGTCATGGTTCTGCTATAGGAGGCTTCCCTTGCCATAAAACTTTATGTCCGTTTAGAACAAATTGCATAGTCAAAGAACTGAAATCCCACAAAATCGGTCCGAGGGTGCATAACCATTTTACTCCTAAGACCACATCAAACCCCTCCAGTGGAATAGTATAAAAATCTGCTTGAAAATTATTATTAGCAACTTGAAGGAAAACTGACTTACATATTCCCATGCTTGGTACACGTTCTCCATTTTCCACACATACTTGTAGTCCTGGTCTTTTCCACACTTTCAGTCCCAAACTGGGAATTAACCCCTCTCGCAAGAAGTTATGTGTGCTGCCGGAGTCTACCAATACGGAAATAATACACCAGATACTTCAGCAAATACCTGCATGGTAGGAGAATTGCGAGTTCCATTGATGGCATTTAAAGAAATTCTGAGGTCTGCCGTTAGGTCTTCTTCTGATTCAACATCATCATCAAGAACCTCGATCCAAAATAATCGCTTGCATTTATGTCCTTGTTCATAGGATTCATCGCAGTTATAACAGAGTCCCTTAGCCCTTCGTTCAGCCATTTCTGCTCGCGTTAACCTTTTAATAAACTGTGTAGAAGTGGTCACCTTGTTACTGCTTCCACTTGGTTTTCCAGATTGTCCCCCGCCTTTGGTACCTATATTCTTGTTAGAAGTAGCAACAGATTCGTTGTTATTAGATTTGGGAACAGGATAACTTAAATTAGCTCGTGATGTTAAGATTCCTTGTGAAACTATTTGCTTCCGTTCCAAGGCACGTGCCATATTCATCGTAATTCCAAGATTCCCTGGTTGCTGCAACTCAATATCAATCCTAAGTTCTTCTTTCAATCCAGCAGTAAAAAGATTCACTTGCTGACGTGGGGTAAGATCTAAGCACCTGGCCAATAATGATTGAAATTGGCATTGATAATCTTCGACATATCCGGCTTGTTTATAATTGACTAACTCCCCCAAAGGGTTATTACTCATGGGTGGTCCAAATCGCACATGACAAAATTCCTTAAACTGTTCCCAGTTCAGTTATGGCTCTTCTTGTTCTATCTGATCAAACCACAATTGTGCCTCTCCTAATAAATGAAAAGCAAGTAATCCTATCTTATCTCCTTCCGCAATCTTTTGGTTGATAAAGAACTTCTCGCATCTTTTTAACCATCCTAAAGGGTCATCAGTGCCAAGTAATCCTATCTTATCTCCTTCCGCAATCTTTTGGTTGATAAAGAACTTCTCGCATCTTTTTAACCATCCTAAAGGGTCATCAGTGCCATCATATGTAGGGAATTCCATTTTAGAATATTGAGGTACCATAGTTCCTCCCATCTGTGATTCAGATCTGCTTTTCACCCACTTTACTTTTCTCTCTGACTGAATTTGACAACTCTGCCATCTGTTCTTCCAGCGCTCGTTATCGTATAGCCATCTGTTCCATGAAGGCCTCAAGTTTGGTTATCAGATTCGTTGTGTCACCCATGACgccaagctctgataccaagatGTTATGTTCCTTGGCGTAGAATCTAGTCACAGGCCTTGACACAAAGGTTCATTTAGATAAATCTATAGTGAACTAGTCTAAGCAAGACTCGTCCTTGACAGAGCCCTCTTACACAAAACTTTGAATCCAGAAAAATTACTTTTCTTATTCCCTGTTCCATGCTTTATATAAAAGCTACATGTAATACACTGACCATATCCTAAATTACAGGCAATATTTTAGGATCATAACTAGTGAAATAATAGCAATAGTGGAAAGCAGATAAATCAGATAACTCAGAATATCAAATATAATCCTTTCCTTCCTTTATTATGCATATTTGTTTCTTCTTCTTTCATAACGCCGCCCAATAAAAGCATCCATATCAACAGGTTAACTTCCGTGACAGGTTTTATGGTTAAACTCTTGCTTCCAAGCCTTAGACAATTCAATTTGGGCCCAAATCATGTTTGAGTCTTCTTGCGCAGTGTATGCTTCCAAACATcatgtgttttaattattaaatatcaTACTCCATTCCACTTGCACATTGATGAAGTCATCTATAAGCCACAAAATTATCCAAGGACTCAACTTACCAATACCTCATCTCATCTTCTGGTAAGTCATCCCCGATATCTCATCTCATCTTCTGGTAAGTCGTCCCCGATATATGAATTATCATAACATTAAATACAATTTTTCGGCTAATTTGTGCTTCCAATTTTCAAAgtgtttataaatatttttgattTGGACTGCTCACTAAATTGTACATATTCTTTGCACCAATTGATTTATTACTTCAATATTGAAGTTGTACATGATGGTTAAAATTTATTCTCTCCAAGTAATTTTTAACGGATCACAAGTTAGGATTAAATTTATTATTACCCCCGTGTTATCGTCAACGATCACATGTATGCAAATTTATTAATACATAAATTTATAAATGacataaaaatatatatttctCATGTATGGTATAATATAGAACTTTAGAATAAACGTAACTTATCACAAGTTAATATGAAGTTAGCGCGATCCGCGTGAAATGATTGTGACCAATATGAAACACATGATATGCACTTTAAACGAACGGCTCAGATATTATATGATGTTTGTGACTGATATTTCTAATTCATAAAATTTTTCAACTTAAGTACTAACAAATAATGAGTACTAAAAATATTAACATATGATATATCTAAGGGTAATGTTGATGAatctatttatttaatattatatttaatttttaaatttaaaattttcaataatCTTAATAAAATGATATCAGTTATTTAATGAATCATATTAAACACATTTGATAAACATAACATGTAATTGGGGGGGGGGGGTTTAATGAAAACCTATATTAAATCgtaataaaatatataacatatatatttttttatgagattctaaattagatttaaaatgtCAAGTATAATTGTTATTAAACTTTATCAGTTTCATCCTCGTCAtctatattttaataaaaaattgaaGTATTTGTAATAGTATTTTCAAATGTAAGTTTTATACTAACATAATTGGTAAAGTTCACCACCTCTTTCTCTATGTAAAGTTTCCAGATTACTCAATATTTCAAAGTGTTTATTCTATAAGTATTTAAACTTACTCAAAATAACTCTAAGTGTTTATTCTATAAGTACATAAATAAATATCATGTTTAACTAGAGTATAGAAGTTTCACAAGAATTTACAAGGAGCGCCGTATATATAAATTTGTACTTCACTATGGTTAAGGGAGATATTGAGAGTAACGAAACATATAAAAAGAAGTACGAAATATAATTTCTCAAAAAAAATGAAGTAATGAAAAAGAATGAGTGTGATAGTGGAGAAGATATTGTGATCACTGCAAGGTGATCTTGTGTTGTAGCATTGTACATGTCTTATTGCAATTAAATATAGTCCGCAAATATCTACTTTGTTCATATTGATTTTGAAAGTATACCATATGCTATTTAAATATGCAATGCATTTGTATTTGGTATAAAATTTTTTGATCTTGAAGCTGAAACTGTTAACACATTATTGATGCCAATTTTCATCACAGGAATCAAATTAAGATTTTGTTCGAGTATTATTTTAGAGCCAAAAAATTAGAGATTGGTAATTTTGAAAAAACAATTAGAGTTTTTTTATGACTTGGTCCTGTGCTTAGGATCCATTTTCAAGGTGCCTATATATCATTATATAGGAATTAAGACCACGTACTTTTTGGTGGACCAATACTCCTTTTCCTTATGAGCAAGTCACCCGTATTTGTAAAATTTCTTCATTTAATATATTTCCAGTTGTAATATATTTCTTAAAATAAAACATTAATGATCCATTGGGACTATATTAATCTTTTTAATAAGTGTCAATCCCCGTTATTGAATCGAGTTTATATCCAGGATCAACAAATCCCTAATATTTACAGGAGGTATTATTACCCTTTCCTTCTCTTATGTCTATAAGGTTGCATAATTTTCTAACTTATCATGGTTTGAGGGTGCTCATGTGTCATGCCCTATGCCTTTAGATTAAGGTTGACTTGTACTAGGGTCTTTAATCTTGTGATTTTT
The sequence above is drawn from the Apium graveolens cultivar Ventura chromosome 2, ASM990537v1, whole genome shotgun sequence genome and encodes:
- the LOC141686543 gene encoding uncharacterized protein LOC141686543, which translates into the protein MDSIEGLPKVRGKSILMVVVNRLSKYAHFIPLAHPYTAIFIATTFFTEVFRLHGLPKSIVSGRDKAQQRMKNAYDSGHRELTFSVGEWVWLRLQPYRQLTIARQNYHKLLPKYFGPYRILAKIGVVAYKMELPEDSRIHDIFHVSLLKEYKGPPPGNVSNLPPLFEGKALPIHQSIVHSRLNRGQRELLVLWEGNPHENATWEPLENFRAVYPEFKLEGKLKGEVGSDDMDAFIGRRYERRRNKFA